The genomic DNA ctctccctctcttttttctGTGCCTTGGCTCTGAAGCTTTCTCAGAAATTATCTCCCACCCCCAACTGTCCGTCCACTTTTGGGGGAAATTTTCAAGGATGATGAGTCGACCCGCCATCCACTCGTTGAATTTTCTCTCTCCCTTTGTTGGCACGCTAActcgttttcaatttttgtttttctttttttcacacACATGCGTGTGAACTGTCGGGTCGGATTTCGCTCTTGACCGCGCATTGTCGTGAAATAAAACGACCTTCGTTTGTAGTTATTTACTAGAGATTCTTCGGATATTCTTTTTGAGAATTGTGAAGATTCTTAAATTACATTTGTTTATTGTGTATTATGCagtcagtttttatcaagtattatttgtattcaattttaaataaaaaaatttacaatgattcaTAACTGCACAATGTTTAAAGGATCTCtgagattctcacaaagaggatccggtgGGGATACTCTCTCGTTATTTATTGCctttaatatcttttttttttttaggttataaaatgtgtttttttttaagttattaattattAACCAATAACCATGGATAACCATCTTGCCACCGGttgtctcatttttttttctttaaagctATTAATTATTAACAGGAGATGAAAGTTCAaaactattaaaataatttagaagATGAGAGAATTTTGAATCCGGACGCATTGGTGAAAACCCAACACTCTATCTACTATAATATTGGTCCGCATCTTTATTCCTTTATTATCTTGAAAAAGCTAGCTTTTACTTTCCAAATTGGTCATTTGTAGAAACTAAAACAACTCCATCCGGCAATTAACTCAATTGGAACTACGGTTTGAGAGGTAAGTCTAGTGTAAAAGTATTTGAACTTATTCGTTGAGATTCAAAACTTTTTTGGTTTTGCGTCGTTTTTTTAAAACctgaattataaaaaaaaatgttgcacgATGTTAACGTATGATCCTTTGAGACCTTTAAAACAATATCTATACAGCTAATTGGCTTTTCTTGGTTTCTAAAGGGTCACTGCCCTATTAATAGGAAACGAAACGAGCAAGATGACGATGCAAGTTAGCAGTTCTATAGCTGTCGCATGTCACATGGGATATACATACATCGAGAACGTCACGTACGTTGTTccaatgcatgcatgcatatagaCTTGATCTCGGTGCTGCTGTGTCCGTTGTGCATGAAAAGGTTTAACAACTTGTATTTATGAAAAGGTTTAACAACTTGTATCAAACCCAATgcttttgtttatatatttctATAGATATCCAACTACATTTTAGCTCAATGTTCGCACAATTTGTAACCACTTGTGCACTTTATAATATTATTTCAATTGTACCAATTGTACTAGTACatgtcttattttattttatttttttataaacataagtcatttatttttttataaacataACTTTATTGGCCGCCcatgttttagtttttagtttctttggaTACTCCACTATCTTTGCAAATATACCAAATCTAACCCTTAATAAATCATACtttatttcattaaaaaatgaaacttaAAAGCTACCAATTGAAAAGAaatgtaaaactaaaataaaaacaaacttcGTTGTTCCAGATTCGATGTCATGTGGGGGTTTAGGTAGTATTGTGGCTGGGCATCGTGGTTGATAGTTGTAGTCCTTGTGTAGATTCGAGAAGGAAGGAATCGGGTGATGGGATTGGGGAGTCGAGATAGGAGGATGAGGTGATGCCAGAAGTTTGAAACTAGAATAAGATAGCTAACGACCACAGTATATTAGGTATGTTTTTAAATGTCAAGTGGAAGGAAAGCAATGCTTTTAGAAGAATGGAATCAATCCAGAAGAGAAATCAAGAAGCAAAGATTGAATAAAGCAATTTGATTAGtattttgaaaagaagaaaccAAGTGGTTCAAGTACTTTAGTTGAAAGATATATATCGAACTCGAGAAGAACACACTGGCACAtacaaatttacatattttgtGTACTTCGTCTATCTTAAAGAGATTCAAAGTTGGAGAAACTGTCATGTGTAGTCCAATACACAGTCACGTGGGAATATTAATATAATCATGTTGTAATTAATGGCTTATGCATCGAGCTCCTTTTTAGTGGAGAACCTGTTTCAACCTCAGTGTACGTAAAATAACAAGACGATAAAGTTAGGGATCACATATTTACCATATATATTACTGTCATATTttagagaaaaaagagagaaacaaTTATGAATAGAAGTCCTATAATATAGTGAATACATATATATCCTACGATGGTTCtatgtattttttgtttttgtttttaatcaaaCGAAAtccgccacttagtactacggtctaactAGTTGCAtccatcttcacttgtaagtgagagagcttaggttcgattctagtgaaatgatgaatttgaaccacctTATTGCTAGCACATTATGAAACTTAGCTTACTCCCCCACCcatttagtataaataataaaacaaaatccTGCACCTACTATATCTTATTTGATGATATAACAACTCATATTATCCGcttatattattattcataAATGAATAAGACGCACTACGTACTTGACGAAATGACTGTCGCACTTACTAATATCTATAAAACTTTGGCTCCAAGTGCTTGGAAAAAACGGGTTTCAATACGAACAAGCATGGAGTGGAAGAGTAAACGCTGGCTAACATGAATATGAGTATATTTAACAAGAAAGGGAAGAAGGGTGAAAGGGTTTGGTGATCAGTTTGGTCCAAGTttttatttctcaaaatttGTCGTCACGCTCAGAATCGGGGTCTGGGACTGAGTAAATGCTTATCCTATCCCTGTGGGCTGTGGCTTCTTGCAACTTGATCCCAATTTGGCatttggcaaattcaaattgGTGATCGCATTCTAAATAAGTTGGTAaatattagatatatatatGCAATGACCAAAACGCCATATTAGCTTATGTCGTATAAACTAACCGAGATTAGGGTTTTGCACTGTAAAGCTTCTAATTTCGTTAGGGTTGTGGAGTTTCCATCCAAAGGACCACCGGCagtcatgaatttgaattatacATGGTCCAATTCCATCAAATTGAAGCAAACTCTGTCGCACCAACCGGTGGTCCGGCCGGTACCCTATGGACCCTCATGTTCTTAGCACTTGAGACAAACACCACCATGCAAAAATGTCATATATGATGAAGCTTCTGTTGCATGTGAGAGTGAGACTTGAGTCCCATCTCCGTGACCAATTTCTTGCTTAATAAATCATCTCTATATGCTTTGTGATGCGATATTTGCAAGAGGTAAAGGATTTtcacactttttattttatacgtttttatttttatttttagcatCTGTATTGAGGAAAAAATAAGAGATGAAATTAATACGGTATGCAGAAGGAGAAAAGATGAGTATTGAAATAATTTTCCTTCATTTCAGTTCATAGCTTTTTTGAATGAAATGagtattaaaattattttgattccAAATTGTTCTTGTATACAATAACACTTggttatttaaattattttgatttctGACTTTAACTATGTGTGCGTTTATAAAAACATccacaataaaaataatgtagTTTGTACATAACAATCCACAATTTGATATTTCAAAACAGTGAACTAAACTGATAAAGAGAATAGTCGATCTTATAAGTATGAGAAAAATATGTTTGAGAATCAATTCACTTATAAACTCTCCTTAATATTAGCTCCCCTCATTTTctcgaaaaaaaaagaaaaaaactcccCTTAATATTCATTTTCAAATACCTAAATTTCAGGAATCAGAGCAACTATGAAGCTAgttgattcaatttttttttttttagtactttCTCTGTTtctaaattttcttatttttcacttttcaatTTCTATTAAGTAAACATGTTCTTATTGTTAGAGCGTGCCAATCTTGAAGGCTTGAAGCTGTGAGGCCCAACAACTTTGAGAAAAACTTAAGTGTGCCGGGAACAAGGTTTAATGCACCAAATGTCACAATACTATTagttgaaaaattattttttaaatttcttactaattatattattacattgTTGTACTAGATTATGTTCTCGACACTCTAAAAATATCTCCAACAACCTTATAAATTTCAACTATAATAAATCTTAGgataccgtttggtacgtgaaATGGGATGAAACGAAGTGGAACGGAACGCACTCATTCCACGTTTGATGTGTTAAAGATAATGGGACGCGCTATCCTACAGAACgaattttggttaaattttcgttccacctcccTCTAGAGCAACGCGTTCCACCCCGTGGAacacaaaagtaaaaaattttaaaataaaaattataacacGAAACCTTTGTTCCGTTCCATTTCATTCTGTTTCGTCATGTCTGCATACCAAATGGAACcttaaattaatcaaatcatgaGTTGGTAATGATATTTAAATGACATGATAACATAATTAAATCCCCGCGTTCTTTTTTAGGAGGGTCAACTTGTAACCATCAACTTGTGTggtttatttattaaaagaaaaaagtacaTGACTGTTACGAAAACCGAGTACCGttagaaaaattatttatttaaatgatATTGCAAACTATACGAAGTATTTGttgatatttaaaatattatgtatatattaattaacatatttattttttatcgaTGATACATTATAtgatttataaatataatttaaaatttcgATCTCTTTAGTATTACTTTAGGTTAATATTATAATGACgctatttacatattttattttacttttcacatattatttcaatttttaacctgattcaaaaaaaattaaaagataataatTAACGCAAGATATATGACaggtaaaaataataataataataagtgcAGATTGCACAGCCTAATTTCAACCCGATCCACTTGcgtttattttttcctttatttattccttttcctttttggcTTCTAGGACCAACTTGTttctattttataaattataatccCCCACATGAACTTTCTCCAATTTTATATTCACTAATTCTTGGCTTTGAAATTTGCAACCAACTCATCTCTCTGTTTTGTGCgtgatagagagagaaagagggagtcCTTAAGAATTAAGATCTCACCGGAAGCCAGAGCAGAGCAAGGCAGAGAGCCTCCCTCTAAAGCAGAAGCAGCTCTCCAAATTTACAATATatacccaaaacccaaaaagctATACCACTTTAAATCTGCTCCAGAGTGAAATTACTCAAATGCCTCCCAACCCGCCCAAATCATCAGTCTTGATCCACCGTATCCACACCGCCACCTCGGCTACATCGAACACGGCGTCATCGCAGTACCAAAGCCAAAGAGAAGGAGGATCTGCTGCACTGCTACTCAACAACAATAGTAATAACAACGGTAAGAAGCGGGCCACAGTACCGGAAGCCGTGGCGCGGTACCACACGCACGCGGTGGGGCCCAACCAGTCCTGCTCCGCCGTGACTCAGGAGATCGCTGCGCCCGTGTCCACCGTGTGGTCGGTGGTGCGGCGCTTCGACAACCCGCAGGCGTACAAACACTTCGTCAAGAGCTGCCACGTCATCGAGGGCGGCGGCGACGTTGGGACGCTGCGGGAGGTGCAGGTGATATCGGGGCTGCCGGCGAACAGCAGCACGGAGAGGCTGGAGATCCTTGACGACGAAAGCCATGTCATCAGCTTCAGCATGGTGGGCGGGGACCACCGGCTGTCGAACTACAGGTCGGTGACGACACTACACCCATCGTCGCGCGCGGGCGGCGGGACGGAGGTGGTGGAGTCGTACGTTGTCGACGTGCCGCTCGGGAACACAAAGGATGACACGTGTAT from Pyrus communis chromosome 17, drPyrComm1.1, whole genome shotgun sequence includes the following:
- the LOC137723401 gene encoding abscisic acid receptor PYL4-like codes for the protein MPPNPPKSSVLIHRIHTATSATSNTASSQYQSQREGGSAALLLNNNSNNNGKKRATVPEAVARYHTHAVGPNQSCSAVTQEIAAPVSTVWSVVRRFDNPQAYKHFVKSCHVIEGGGDVGTLREVQVISGLPANSSTERLEILDDESHVISFSMVGGDHRLSNYRSVTTLHPSSRAGGGTEVVESYVVDVPLGNTKDDTCMFVDTIVRCNLQSLAQTAEDLARRNAADDH